From Cecembia calidifontis, one genomic window encodes:
- a CDS encoding IS3 family transposase, with protein MKDRATLICSDYKGLSIRRQCEVLEVPRSSLYYKPKGENEVNLKLMGIMDRHLTDHPTEGVVSMVYLLTGLGFVVGPKRIRRLFRLMGRETLYRRKNLTKSGLREYIRPYLLRNLKIERPNQVWVTDITYIPMQKGFMFLTAVMDVYSRRILSWGISNSQDAKWCKQVIEEAIREYGKPEIVNSDQGSQYTSALWINYLEGLDIKVSMDGKGRALDNVYIERFWKSIKYDYIYLNPSEDGYDLLKGVKKYIEYYNQKVHHTTREKPGERYFGATQKAA; from the coding sequence ATGAAAGATCGGGCGACATTGATTTGTTCTGATTATAAGGGGCTGTCTATAAGGAGACAGTGTGAAGTATTGGAGGTTCCCCGAAGCAGTCTATATTACAAACCAAAAGGGGAAAACGAGGTCAATCTGAAACTTATGGGAATCATGGACAGGCATCTTACCGATCACCCTACTGAAGGCGTTGTGTCGATGGTCTATCTGTTGACAGGACTGGGCTTCGTTGTCGGCCCAAAGCGCATCAGGAGGCTTTTCAGGCTGATGGGCAGGGAAACCCTTTACAGGAGGAAGAACCTTACCAAATCCGGTTTGCGTGAATATATCAGGCCTTATCTTCTCAGGAACTTAAAGATTGAAAGACCCAACCAAGTGTGGGTAACCGATATCACCTACATTCCGATGCAGAAGGGGTTTATGTTCCTGACCGCAGTCATGGATGTTTACAGCAGAAGGATACTGTCATGGGGTATATCCAACAGTCAGGACGCCAAATGGTGTAAGCAGGTAATCGAAGAGGCCATCAGAGAATATGGTAAGCCAGAGATAGTCAATTCCGATCAGGGAAGCCAGTACACATCAGCCTTATGGATCAATTACCTTGAAGGGCTGGATATCAAAGTATCAATGGACGGAAAGGGAAGGGCTTTGGACAATGTATATATTGAAAGGTTCTGGAAGTCGATCAAGTATGATTACATCTATCTGAACCCAAGCGAGGACGGTTATGACCTGCTCAAAGGTGTCAAAAAGTATATTGAATATTACAACCAAAAGGTCCATCATACCACCAGGGAGAAGCCCGGGGAAAGGTATTTTGGGGCAACCCAAAAAGCAGCATAA
- a CDS encoding type I restriction-modification system subunit M, with product MSEDQKQLLESQLWNIANVLRGKVSADDYRDYILGFIFYKYLSERQYLYANKLLETEEVKDYLQLTDPELLDAIKEESLQHLGYFLKPEELFESMTAKGNASTETDSNYILEDLKAVLNHIEQSTMGTDSEEDFNDLFSDIDLSSSKIGRTPKARNEVVVQILNHLSKIDFKLDDIESDVLGDAYEYLIGKFAAGAGKTAGEFYTPQQVSKILAKIVTTGKDKLKSVYDPTTGSGSLLLRVAKEVEVSEFFGQELTRTTYNLARMNMILHGIHYRRFNIAQEDTLMHPQHLDYRFEAVVANPPFSAHWKGDDHPLFHTDERFSQYGRLAPKTKADFAFMQHMLYQLAENGIMASVFPHGVLFRGGAEGQIREYMIKEMNVLDAVIGLPANIFYGTSIPTCIVVLKKCREQDDNVVFIDASGEGNYIKVGNQNELRDEDVDKIVQTYRERKTIDKYSYVASLAEIAENDYNLNIPRYVDTFEEEEPVDLDATAAEIQQLDAALKSNDAVLKAFCEELGIKSPF from the coding sequence ATGTCAGAAGACCAAAAACAACTGCTGGAAAGCCAGCTCTGGAATATCGCCAACGTCCTCCGGGGCAAAGTAAGCGCAGACGATTACCGCGACTACATCCTGGGCTTTATATTCTACAAATACCTGTCCGAGCGACAATACCTATATGCTAACAAACTTCTGGAAACAGAGGAAGTGAAGGATTACCTGCAACTTACTGACCCCGAACTGCTGGATGCCATCAAAGAAGAATCCCTTCAACACCTGGGTTATTTCCTCAAACCTGAGGAACTCTTCGAATCCATGACAGCCAAGGGCAACGCCTCCACCGAGACGGACAGCAATTACATCCTGGAAGACCTCAAAGCCGTGCTCAACCACATCGAACAAAGCACCATGGGTACGGACTCCGAAGAAGACTTCAACGATCTGTTTTCTGACATTGATCTCAGTTCCAGCAAAATCGGACGTACCCCCAAAGCCCGAAATGAAGTCGTGGTACAGATTCTTAACCACCTGAGCAAAATCGACTTCAAGCTGGACGACATAGAATCCGACGTACTGGGAGATGCCTACGAGTACCTGATCGGAAAGTTTGCAGCAGGTGCGGGCAAAACCGCCGGGGAATTCTACACCCCACAGCAGGTTTCGAAGATCCTTGCGAAGATCGTAACCACCGGGAAGGACAAACTCAAATCCGTGTATGACCCCACGACGGGTTCTGGCTCCCTCCTCTTACGCGTGGCCAAAGAAGTAGAGGTCAGTGAGTTTTTCGGACAGGAACTCACCCGTACCACCTACAACCTGGCCCGCATGAACATGATCCTGCACGGCATCCATTACCGCAGGTTCAACATCGCGCAGGAAGATACGCTGATGCATCCACAGCATCTCGATTATAGATTTGAAGCCGTGGTAGCCAATCCACCATTTTCTGCCCACTGGAAAGGGGACGATCATCCCTTGTTCCATACGGACGAGCGCTTCTCACAATACGGCAGACTGGCTCCCAAGACCAAGGCCGACTTTGCCTTTATGCAGCACATGCTGTACCAACTGGCGGAAAACGGCATCATGGCCAGCGTTTTTCCACACGGGGTACTCTTCCGTGGAGGTGCAGAGGGTCAGATCCGGGAGTACATGATCAAAGAGATGAACGTGCTCGATGCCGTGATCGGACTTCCTGCTAACATCTTCTATGGCACCAGCATCCCGACCTGTATAGTGGTACTGAAGAAGTGCAGGGAGCAGGATGACAACGTGGTCTTTATCGATGCCAGCGGAGAGGGCAATTACATCAAAGTCGGCAATCAAAATGAGCTACGGGATGAAGACGTGGACAAAATCGTGCAGACCTACCGTGAGCGCAAGACCATTGACAAGTACAGTTACGTGGCTTCCCTGGCAGAGATCGCCGAAAACGACTACAACCTCAACATCCCCCGCTATGTGGACACCTTTGAGGAAGAAGAGCCTGTGGACCTGGACGCCACCGCAGCAGAGATACAGCAACTGGACGCAGCACTGAAAAGCAACGATGCCGTACTGAAAGCATTTTGTGAGGAATTGGGAATTAAATCGCCGTTTTAG
- a CDS encoding Fic family protein, with protein sequence MKDIKNFKAGTWLKQIEYRSFSPNHIHESWVLSDPAILTLLSQADRNLGRLDAFSDLVPDIDFFIKMHVTKEATVSSKIEGTQTSFQEALAKEEDLDPERRDDWQEVHAYIEAMNQAIQDMEKLPISTRLIRKTHAVLLDGVRGQEKLPGEFRNSQNWIGPSLKHAIFVPPVHTEVHALMSDLEKFIHDDHLQIPHLVKIAMVHYQFETIHPFLDGNGRVGRLLITLYLLDKGLLKYPTLYLSDYFERNRRDYYDNLMRVREKDAMGEWIAFFLKGVIETTASGIRTFQEIIRLREKYEFQELIKLGKKQGDAKRLITELYRQPIVDVGQVEKMLDVHNSTANRMIRDFQDLGILEELTGFKRNRIFAFKEYINLFR encoded by the coding sequence ATGAAAGATATCAAGAACTTCAAAGCAGGTACTTGGCTAAAACAGATCGAATACAGGAGTTTTAGTCCCAATCACATCCATGAATCATGGGTGCTGAGTGACCCTGCTATTTTGACATTATTGAGTCAGGCTGACAGAAATCTGGGCAGATTGGATGCTTTTTCTGACTTGGTGCCGGACATTGATTTTTTTATCAAAATGCACGTCACTAAGGAAGCTACGGTATCCAGTAAAATCGAAGGAACACAGACTTCTTTTCAAGAGGCTTTGGCCAAAGAAGAGGATCTGGACCCGGAGCGTAGGGATGACTGGCAGGAGGTACATGCCTATATCGAAGCCATGAATCAGGCCATTCAGGATATGGAGAAGCTGCCTATTTCTACCCGTCTGATCCGAAAGACACATGCTGTGCTTCTTGATGGGGTTAGAGGACAAGAGAAGCTGCCGGGGGAATTCCGCAACAGCCAAAACTGGATAGGGCCTAGCTTAAAGCATGCAATATTTGTCCCTCCTGTGCACACGGAAGTGCATGCCCTGATGAGCGATCTCGAAAAATTCATCCATGATGATCACCTGCAGATCCCTCATCTGGTAAAGATTGCCATGGTCCACTATCAGTTTGAAACTATCCACCCTTTCTTGGATGGCAATGGACGGGTAGGAAGGCTCTTGATTACCTTGTATCTATTAGACAAGGGGCTGCTAAAATATCCTACCTTATACCTCTCCGATTACTTTGAACGCAACAGGAGGGATTATTATGACAACCTGATGCGCGTACGGGAAAAAGATGCCATGGGAGAATGGATCGCCTTTTTCCTAAAGGGGGTGATCGAGACCACCGCTTCCGGGATCCGTACCTTTCAGGAAATCATCCGCCTGCGGGAAAAATACGAGTTTCAGGAACTGATCAAGCTGGGCAAGAAACAGGGAGATGCCAAGCGCTTGATTACGGAACTCTACCGGCAGCCCATCGTGGATGTAGGGCAAGTGGAAAAGATGCTCGACGTCCACAACTCCACTGCCAACCGAATGATCCGTGACTTTCAGGACCTGGGGATTTTGGAGGAGCTCACCGGCTTCAAGCGGAATAGGATCTTTGCATTTAAGGAATATATCAACTTGTTTCGATAG
- a CDS encoding restriction endonuclease subunit S: protein MMETRRPKLRWPGFNELWERNRLGKISKLFSGGTPSSSQSNLYGGEIPFIRSGEINSTTTELFLTEKGLMESSAKMVNKGDLLYAIYGATSGEVAISKIRGAINQAILCIRPDIEKEFLKNWLLVNKEKILNKFLQGGQGNLSGEIVKSLEVCYPSLPEQQKIASFLSSVDERIELLERKKEKLEAYKKGVMQQIFTQQIRFKQDDGSEFPDWEEKRLGEVVKVQGGFAFKSEKFKQTGIPVIRISNISNNNNFIETENLVFYDTIKNDVNFTINKGDLLIAMSGATTGKSSIYNLNDKAYLNQRVGLFKRKSKSLCYAFLIQFVFSTMFKNQLKSLLVAGAQPNISSSDIESIKISLPEFEEQEKIAAFLNTIDENLETLDSQIQGLRTWKKGLLQQMFV, encoded by the coding sequence ATGATGGAAACAAGAAGACCGAAACTCAGATGGCCTGGATTTAACGAATTGTGGGAGAGGAATCGACTTGGTAAAATCTCCAAACTTTTCTCTGGTGGCACTCCAAGCTCATCCCAATCAAACTTATATGGTGGGGAGATACCATTTATTCGGTCAGGGGAGATTAACTCTACTACAACTGAATTATTTCTCACTGAAAAAGGACTCATGGAATCCTCTGCAAAAATGGTGAACAAAGGTGATTTGCTTTACGCTATTTATGGTGCGACTAGTGGAGAAGTTGCAATTTCAAAAATAAGAGGTGCAATCAACCAAGCGATCTTGTGTATCAGGCCAGATATCGAAAAAGAGTTTTTAAAGAACTGGCTGTTGGTGAACAAAGAAAAAATCCTGAACAAATTCCTTCAAGGTGGACAAGGAAATCTGTCTGGCGAAATTGTGAAATCACTTGAGGTATGTTACCCCTCCCTCCCCGAGCAGCAAAAGATCGCGTCTTTCCTTTCCTCGGTGGACGAGCGGATCGAGTTGCTGGAGCGGAAGAAGGAAAAGCTGGAAGCCTACAAAAAGGGCGTGATGCAGCAGATCTTCACCCAGCAGATCCGCTTCAAACAGGATGATGGGAGTGAGTTTCCGGATTGGGAGGAGAAGCGGTTGGGGGAGGTAGTGAAAGTTCAAGGTGGATTTGCCTTCAAAAGCGAAAAATTTAAACAAACAGGGATTCCTGTGATAAGAATTTCGAACATATCAAACAATAACAACTTCATTGAAACAGAAAACCTTGTATTCTATGACACAATTAAAAACGACGTGAATTTCACAATTAACAAAGGGGATCTATTAATTGCAATGTCTGGGGCAACCACAGGAAAATCCAGCATTTACAATCTAAACGATAAAGCGTACTTGAATCAGCGTGTTGGTCTGTTCAAAAGAAAATCAAAATCTCTTTGTTATGCATTTTTAATTCAATTCGTGTTTTCCACCATGTTTAAAAATCAGCTGAAATCATTATTGGTGGCAGGAGCACAGCCAAACATAAGTTCATCTGATATTGAAAGTATCAAAATATCTTTACCAGAATTTGAAGAACAGGAAAAAATCGCTGCTTTCCTGAACACAATTGACGAAAATCTTGAAACGCTTGACAGCCAGATCCAGGGCTTGCGCACTTGGAAGAAGGGGCTGTTGCAGCAGATGTTTGTTTGA
- the tnpA gene encoding IS200/IS605 family transposase — protein MASTYTSIHYHVIWTTYLRKPTLRKEGRKELFNYLYGILKNKNCHVHRINGVEDHLHLAFSLHPSISLANLVKDMKLASNQMIKSQNLFDAFEGWQEGYGAFTFGYSALGDIVNYIINQEAHHKKVSFLEEYVMILNEYGVKYDPRYLL, from the coding sequence ATGGCAAGCACATACACTTCTATACACTATCATGTCATCTGGACAACCTATTTAAGGAAACCCACTTTAAGAAAAGAAGGGAGAAAAGAGCTTTTCAATTATTTGTATGGGATATTGAAGAATAAAAACTGTCACGTCCATCGAATTAATGGAGTAGAAGACCATTTGCACTTGGCTTTTTCACTTCATCCTTCTATATCCTTGGCTAATTTGGTGAAAGACATGAAGCTGGCATCCAACCAAATGATTAAATCCCAAAACCTCTTTGATGCTTTTGAAGGATGGCAGGAAGGGTATGGAGCGTTTACATTTGGGTATTCAGCTCTTGGTGATATCGTAAATTATATCATAAATCAGGAAGCGCACCATAAGAAGGTTAGTTTTTTAGAAGAGTATGTGATGATTTTGAACGAATACGGAGTCAAATATGATCCTAGGTACCTCCTTTAA
- a CDS encoding helix-turn-helix domain-containing protein, with protein sequence MATSTTSKKPTAKDRLAAKQSVELLKSITDKATSKEELTFQVEGTNIKLPHYAIRLLEKVLEEMADGKSVAITSFAEELSTQEAADLLNVSRPHLVKLLESGKIPFNKVGAHRRVKLEDIKKYETALKESRRKALEEIAKEAQEMDMGY encoded by the coding sequence ATGGCAACTTCCACAACTTCCAAAAAACCCACAGCAAAAGACAGATTAGCTGCCAAACAGTCGGTCGAATTGCTGAAAAGTATCACGGACAAAGCAACAAGCAAAGAGGAGCTGACTTTCCAAGTAGAAGGAACAAACATCAAGCTTCCACATTATGCAATTCGGCTATTGGAAAAGGTGCTGGAAGAAATGGCGGACGGAAAATCAGTAGCCATCACATCATTTGCTGAAGAACTAAGCACACAGGAGGCAGCGGATTTACTGAACGTATCACGCCCCCATTTGGTGAAATTACTGGAAAGTGGGAAAATCCCATTTAATAAGGTTGGTGCACACCGTAGGGTTAAACTGGAAGACATCAAAAAATACGAAACGGCCTTGAAAGAATCCAGACGCAAAGCTTTGGAAGAAATCGCAAAAGAGGCACAGGAAATGGATATGGGGTACTGA
- a CDS encoding PIN domain-containing protein: MIKALLDANVLYPAPIRDLLLSLAEEELFKPFWSRQIHEEWKRNLLANRPELDPLRIDRTILLMDTAFPDANVEGFEHRIPELSLSDTDDRHVLAAALEASAHFLVTVNLKDFDSKAGQKFNVEIIHPDEFVALLISENKEAAAQSFERMVARLKNPAQSKQETLKTLENCGLIESAKLLRKM, from the coding sequence ATGATAAAAGCATTGTTGGATGCAAACGTCCTTTACCCTGCACCTATAAGGGATCTGTTACTCAGTTTGGCAGAGGAAGAACTTTTTAAGCCCTTTTGGAGCAGACAAATCCATGAGGAGTGGAAAAGAAATTTACTCGCAAACAGACCAGAGCTTGATCCTTTACGGATTGATCGGACGATCTTATTGATGGACACTGCTTTTCCAGATGCCAACGTGGAGGGATTTGAACATAGAATTCCCGAACTTTCGCTTTCTGACACGGATGATCGTCACGTCTTAGCCGCAGCTTTGGAAGCCTCAGCACATTTTCTCGTTACAGTAAATCTGAAAGATTTTGATTCTAAGGCTGGACAGAAATTCAACGTGGAAATAATCCACCCGGACGAATTTGTCGCCTTGCTAATTTCTGAAAATAAAGAAGCTGCTGCACAAAGCTTTGAAAGAATGGTTGCGAGACTAAAAAACCCAGCACAAAGCAAGCAGGAAACCTTGAAAACACTTGAGAATTGCGGCCTAATTGAAAGTGCAAAACTTCTCCGCAAAATGTAA